CATTTGATGCGTATCATATTAGGGAGAACTCTATTAACATCGGAGAACGCATCAAATGAGCATGTTGTATATACTAAACTGCATCCGAAGCTTCACATTTGATGCATATCATATTAGGGAGAACTCTATCAATATTAAATTGCATTCGGACCGTCAAATTTGATGCATATCATGTTAGGATGAAGTCTATCAACATCGGAGAAAGTATTAAATGAGCATGTTGTATATACTAAATCACATCCGAACCGTCACATTCGATGCGTCTCAGGTAGGTCTCCCGTCGGTTCTCTTGACAAAGTACACCGTCTAGATGCAGTTTACCACATATACCCGTCcttttcatataatttttcCATTAGCACCAATCAAGGAAAGCAGGGCGGGAAAAGAGCGCAGCTTGATTTTCCCGACACGTAATCTACGTCAAAAAAACAtgtcttttttcacttttctttttcttttctcctttcccttttttacaAGTccaacttaaatttttttttttttccacctagGCAAAAATCGAATCTAGATGGTCAAAGATTGAAGATGGGCAGGCTGAGACTGATGAGAGGGAAAAAACCCCAGAAACCACGGGTAAATCTGTCTTCCGCCAAAAGAAGATCAATCAAGAGTCCAAAGCCACCCCCGCCCACGTGCTTCCTCCTGATCATGTCGTCGACTCAAAATCTCCTCCCACTCTTCCGTCGAATTTTCAAAATCGGGGCCCACTCTGCTGGACCTCGGACTAGGGAGTGAACTTTCTCCGAATTTGTAATTTTCTTGCCGGGCTATTGGCTCCCTGTCGCCACTGTAAGAAAGAGCAGGCTTTTTGGCACAGTGCATGGGAAACAGAGCACGGTCAAAATGTCGTCCTCCCCAAAACGAAAACGGTGTTTTTCTCGTATGTCTCTGTTGAGGAGGATAGATTGGGTATGAGATACGGGCCTTTTTGGTTCGAGAttcccttcttttcttcccCACTAACTGAAATTAGAAGAGAGAATGACGATGCAAATGCAACTGGGTGTCGTGACTGTTCTTGTGAGAGTGATATCAATGGCGATTGGGGATGAACTACGTTGCAGAGGCTACGGCTTTCCGTTCGAgattcccttctttttcttccccactagctaaaaatttgaacaaaaaaaaaaagagaagagaaagtgACGATGGAAATGCAACTGTTGTGTTAATGCGGGGCTAGTTGCCCATGGAAGATTCGGTTGTTATGTGTAGTTATAGTGGTAGTTGAGCTTTCCCTTTTCGCTTTTAGTAATCTCTTTTAGTGTAGtggatcagagagagagagagagacagagaataAGCTTTTCTTTATTGGTTCTTTGGTTTTTGCCTTTCTGTCTGCAATTGCAATCCCTGTTTCCTATTGtcttgctctgtttttcttGGCCATTTCTTTTCGTTTCGCTTGATTAATCAATCTTGGCATGGCCCAAGCTCGGCTTCTGAAGGTATGGGGGATGCGCATGCGTGCGTGAGAGGAAAGCAAGAACAAAGAAAGCAAATATAAAtagcaaaaggaaaacaaagaaagctTTAGCATTATATTAATCCCAAGACATACATTTTAGTATAATCAACACTTCTGCGCTTGTTTTTTCTCCATGCCCCTGCTGAAGATTCTCGTAAAAGATCATCAGGTAGGGTCTGAGAGTAACATGCCGAGGTTGTAATCATCAGACTTACAAacaaaccaaaaagagagaaaaaaaattctagaaaggAAGAGAAATGGGAGAAATGGGTAAAGTTAAATCTAGCGGGAGATGCTGCTTTCTTGAAAGCTAAAAACTTGAGGCATccccatttcaaattttcttttctggtaGCAAATAATGTTGGCTGTCGGTGATCATGATGATGGTCTGTATCAGCAGCGAGAGCCCTTTCTGCAACTGAGAGCACCGGCATTGGTGGTGATGGTGCCGACCAGAGAGGATGGTCTCGCGCCCAAGCTCGATGCTTTGGCGTAGCTCGAAGAAGCTCCAGCGCCAGATGGGGTGAAGAAAGCTCCGTTCATCATCAGGTCTCCTTCAGACCTCCAGTTCCAGTTCTTCCACTCGCCCTCCGGTGCATCCTCGTGCTTGGTCACCTTCAGTGAGTTCAATCAAAACCCCATCTTTGTCAGAAACAGAGCAAAATGCAGAGGGTTCCTCGCGTCGTGGGACATAATCAAAGGACCAAGAAACTGAAAAGGCCGCAACGTTTTTGTGAATCTATGGAAAGAGTTGTTTACCTCTTTGCTGAATCTGGCGTCTGGAGCTAAAAATCTGTTGCCTTGGCTATTGATGGTAGGGTTTGCGCTCCCTCCGATGGCGTACATCTCCCAATGGGTGTAGTCATTGTTGACCACATGGAAATAGCCATGCCTGCATCTGCATTTGTgccaaaagaagggaaaaagaaaaaggaagaaatcatCGTCTTTGTTCGCGCATAGGTTGAACTATTGAagacaaaggtgaaatgggtcGTTGCTGGTATATGACAAACCTCGGCATTCTTTGGACAAGGCCTTCGCCAAAGTGGTTGAAGGCAATGGTGACCTGCATGTTCTTGTCCTGGGTATAGGTATCGCTGTGGCCGAGCAGCATGACCTTGTCGTGGTGAGTCATGTAATTGTTGGAGATGGTGATGGCGGTGGACCCGTGGATGGCGTCGACGAGCCCGTCGTGGCAATTGGACAGCGAGCAGTGGTCGACCCAGATGTGGCTCCCGCCGAAGATCGACACGCCGTCGCCGTCCGATATAGTGCGCCACCCGTAGTGCCGCGGCGAGTCCCGCACGTTGGCGTTCCCTCCCTGCTTGCAGTCGTGGATGTTGAGCCCGTGGATGATGATGTTGGTCACGAACTGGACGGTGATGCACGGGCCGCCGGCAATGTGGACGCTGGCGCCGCGGCCGTCGAGGGTCTTGAAGGAGTTCATGATCAGTTCCTCTTTCAACTGGATCGTCATGTCGCGCTGGAAGATGATCCAGAGCGGCTCGTCCTGGATGACCGCATAGCGGAGCGTCCCGGGCTTGGGGGTGACCGGGTCGTCGTCGCCGGAGTCGGTGACCACGTAGATCTTGCCGTCGCGTCCCCCGATGGCGTTCTTGCCGAACCCGATCGCGCAGTCGGCGAGGCGCTGGCGGTTATTCTCCCAGTCGGGATCGCACCGCCAGCAGTCGTCGATCGGGTTCCCAGTCCCGCAGGAGAGGTAGCCGAGGCTCCTCCTATTCCTCGTGGCATTAGCGATGCTCCTGCAAAACAAGGCACACGAAACTCCGGTCACGCATTCAGCTTCCGGACAAAAAACTGCAGCAACATTCATGATCCGAAACGAAAATGAAGCGGCGCGAGCTCAGCGGGAGCCGTGCAACACGACAGACGGACACTCACTTGTGTACTTCTCGTACTACCAGTTCTGGGTCCTGGACAGGGGAAGAGGAAATGGGCCATGGAGCCAGGAGagagacgaggaggaggaggaggaggaggagagagagggtcgGCATTGCCACCACCGCCATTTCCCCTCTTGCCTTCTTCCTCTGCTGCTTTTCTTTCTGGGTGAaccgacgaagaagaagaagacggggaGAGGAGAAGTGGAGGGTGTGTGTATTGGGGAAACTGCGTGGAGAGGAGGCGGCTTTataaagaggaggaggaggaggaaaagggCGGGCTCACATGGCCTGATTAAACTGAAAAAGCCACCCGGCTGGGGGCCACCGCCCCGCCTCGTGATTTCTGGATTTACGGGATTCCGATTCCGTTTGGGTAAACTTCTTCGGGGCCGTTGAACCAGCCAACCAGGCCCCGGATCGAGGTTGACCATCATCACTGTCCACGACTTTacttaggaaaaattacaaaaaaaaaataataataaatttattatttttgtacaTAACGCAGTCAACGTCTAGCTGctaaatagattgaattggcataattataaaagatttaagatttaactgataaaaaaagaaataaaattaaattgtcacaattataataaatttaatatttttttatattttttttatttacgccGTGCTTATTTCTTAGGAGGTAGggagaaaatttagaaaaaaaaataggaaatttggGTGGCGAATTTCGGAAAATTTGAAGTATGTGGGTTTCTTTCCTTTCGTTCATGGCTGTCCTTGGTTTGGACGAGGAATAGTCAAGAATTCACTTGCCTTCTTTTCGGGCAATTGCATTGTACCACTTCGTACTGAGGAAAGTGGTGGTTTTTACTGTTGTAAAGTCCAGCGACTCCAGCCGACCTGAAGCCGAACTGTTCATGTTCTTTGAGGTGGGTGGGAGAGAGAACGATTGGCTGGGAAAGTGGGCGAGAAATTTAATTTTGGAGGGGGGCGGTTAAGCACGCCtctgatttttctttgattgaattGGTGTCCAACATTCTTGGTCGCCGAGGAAAGgcgaggcttttttttttttttttctttcctggaGCAATAGTATGGTACCGTGCGGTAGCTCATGTTTCGGGTCGACCGTTCAATATAACGGTGTCGAGTATCAAGATGTACGTGTGACTTGTATTAGGAAATTCAAATCTTACGTCGAAGAATCGATGATTAACCTTAATTGGCCAGTATCTCATCGGTTTTTAAGTTTTTAGTGTTGAGTCAGGTCGAGTTGCATATCTTGACGGGTGTGGGTTCTTCCTTAACGATTTTCCTAAGTGAAGTTACTGGACTTCTGTTCCGTGTCATACTCTTCTTGCTAGACGAGTAATTGACGGAATTACATCACGTGTCATCAAAACCAGGTAAGTACTAACCACTTTATTCTTAGAAGCATCTCAAAAACAGAGCAATAAATGCTAGGGTGTACCGTCAGCGAGGGAAAACACCGACACTATACGTGGGGACAATCTCCATATGTATGTCGCATTCGGTGCTATCCTGTTGTTGCTGCCACTAAGTGTTCAATGCGATTCCTTCGCTCATGCACTTTTATAATTACAGGCTGACCACATTTAGTTGCGCTTTCGGATAATAACATGTTCTCCGGTGCGAATAAATTCAAGACAATGGCGATGGATGAATCCATTATGTTCCTAAAATCTAATGGATGCACCGGCGAGATTGTAGGTTACATGGGGCCCCTTGGAATTCTACCATCGTCGCTTGAGTTGGCCCAGGAATAATTTATCGAGATAATGACACGAATGGTTCATGAAATTTggctcaatatataatgtgatccttgaattttaatgtcatctctgaacttttagtttgttcaatgcgGTTTCTggacttttagtacatgttcaatttagtattTGATTTGCGtgtaaatgttcaatattgtccgtCAAGTTAAattaagggaaaggaaaaattgaatatcttcatacaatcaatggactaaattgaacttgTAAGGAAAGTATGGGGGTAAcatcgaaaaaatcaaaattttcggggatgacattgcacatggCCCGAAATTCATGGACCACGTTGAATAGATTTGAAGTTCGAAGGATCACATTACGTAATAGGCCAAAGTTCATGAGCTGTTTTTGTTATTTACCCTGATTTATTCGACTCAAATCACGTCACGGGCTGATGAGAATTTGGGGGTAATGATTAGGAATTGCAATCGCGATGAGGAAGGTGACTTGACTTGCTGGTGAAGATGGATGGGAATGCGATCCCGTGGGTCGACGGGGACCGACTCCTTTTCGAGACATTCGAGTTTTGGATTTGAATCTCATCACAATTCGTGGGAACGAGttagtaattttattttaacagaccaaaagaaaaaaggtcaGTCCATTTTTTTGCATGGGTTTGGTAGGTGCTATTGAGTTCTGCGGCCCCAATAGTACCGGAAGTCAAGATGAGACTCGTCCCGTGATCGGCTCTACCCGACAAATGACAATCATCTTGATTGGCATGCGTTCAAGGAAAAGGGGCAGCCGAGACATACACATGTatatgtctatttttttttcttgtctcacGTTTATACTTGAGAACTGGGGCGATCGGTTTCAAAATGAATAGGTTCCACAATGTTAGGGTTagttctccattttttttaaccacgaacCGACCCAGCTCGAGAATCGGCTCAagcttctttttcaatttttcagtttattacGCACAATGCGCATGAGTTGAGCATAAAAACGATTCTTTCTACTTGAGGATAGTACGCCAAGCACTTTTAATTTACTCAGATATTTCctgtttacaaaaaaaaaaaaaaaaagaacttggtCGGGGTTTGAGGTAAACCAGTTTGACATCAATTCGATTCCAAATTCTACCCATGATACCGGACTTACAAATTCTAGATTTCTAAGTAGAACCGGCCGGTTCGGGGTATGTGACCGAATTGATCCCCTTGTGAAGCCAACCTTGAACCGACTAGGCTAGGCCGGTTTTAAAGTTGAATCGATCCTGTTGCTCATCCCCTACTCGATACTGGTTATATTTTGCTCtcgcattcttgtgtttttcttaaataatgaaaattattcATCGTAAATATAAATTGGATATCAACATCCTTGTGACAACCGCACATGCAATGGCGCTCGAAATCAAACTCCCGTCTGTTAGGTGGGTCCGCCCATGATGTCTCCTAATTTTCCACGATGTCTTAAAAGCATTAcaattcatttatttctttatttttattttttttgcctttttgcaaCCGCAAACTTCGGCGGGATTGCAACAACCAAACAAACTCTGCTGACATGGCACGATGGCAGCCTCTGGTGGCGCCAGCTGTCGATGGCCAGCAGCCGACACATGTCCCCTGATGGAGGCCGCAGTATCCGTTCATTCTGTTGACTTTTGGCCGTTGTTAGTTGAAAGCTACGTCCCTCAGTCATTGGCGCTTCTTTCTGTGGTTTGTGGGGCCCAACCGAACAGATAACTTGAtcttatttttctacttttttttttttctctttggctAAATTCACGAAATT
The genomic region above belongs to Rhodamnia argentea isolate NSW1041297 chromosome 6, ASM2092103v1, whole genome shotgun sequence and contains:
- the LOC115741548 gene encoding probable pectate lyase 18, which translates into the protein MAVVAMPTLSLLLLLLLLVSLLAPWPISSSPVQDPELVVREVHKSIANATRNRRSLGYLSCGTGNPIDDCWRCDPDWENNRQRLADCAIGFGKNAIGGRDGKIYVVTDSGDDDPVTPKPGTLRYAVIQDEPLWIIFQRDMTIQLKEELIMNSFKTLDGRGASVHIAGGPCITVQFVTNIIIHGLNIHDCKQGGNANVRDSPRHYGWRTISDGDGVSIFGGSHIWVDHCSLSNCHDGLVDAIHGSTAITISNNYMTHHDKVMLLGHSDTYTQDKNMQVTIAFNHFGEGLVQRMPRCRHGYFHVVNNDYTHWEMYAIGGSANPTINSQGNRFLAPDARFSKEVTKHEDAPEGEWKNWNWRSEGDLMMNGAFFTPSGAGASSSYAKASSLGARPSSLVGTITTNAGALSCRKGSRC